A portion of the Tachysurus vachellii isolate PV-2020 chromosome 14, HZAU_Pvac_v1, whole genome shotgun sequence genome contains these proteins:
- the spam1 gene encoding hyaluronidase PH-20, translating to MSDVIAGCLMLLSCLCSETTCSNYMQHLPSLILLTLAGLCVSAALPPTAAPIFTKPFVVIWNAPIYRCNELQVPLDLGVFQAVTTPQRVPNQVLSLMYNNRLGLFPYIDLYNFTHYNGGIPQKGDLNASLQKSKMEFNEYIPSSVPGLAVLDWEEWFPLFDRNSDLREIYKSLSINYTLQQNPSLTRKQVKLNAKEQFDKAARRFMEETLKLGISQRPNFLWGYYLYPDCYNYDFLNPDYTGQCPKSAHALNDELQWLWQISTAFFPSAYMPVSLSKTQKAALFVRHKVLEAMRVADLSQRPYTAPIYLYLQLLLRDQNDLYNHEVDLIRSIGESAALGTAGCVLWGSSYYFNEKASCEALSTYMSNTLNEYIVNVTTAAELCSDLLCQGNGRCVRKSYGSDDYLHLNINSFNIQKIDGMYKVFGKVSNTDLTAWVDKFTCQCYEDKKCKKF from the exons ATGTCTGATGTTATTGCTGGATGTCTGATGTTATTGTCTTG TTTATGCAGTGAAACTACATGCAGCAACTACATGCAGCACCTACCTTCCCTCATCCTTTTGACCCTGGCTGGGTTGTGTGTTTCAGCAGCTCTCCCACCAACAGCTGCTCCAATTTTCACTAAGCCGTTCGTGGTCATATGGAACGCTCCCATCTACAGATGCAACGAACTACAGGTCCCCCTGGACTTGGGCGTGTTTCAGGCCGTCACCACACCTCAGCGTGTGCCTAACCAAGTCCTGAGCCTCATGTATAATAACAGATTGGGGCTTTTTCCTTACATTGACCTCTACAATTTCACACATTACAATGGTGGCATTCCTCAGAAAGGAGACCTAAATGCCAGTCTGCAAAAATCAAAAATGGAGTTCAATGAATACATTCCATCATCTGTACCTGGTCTGGCTGTGCTTGACTGGGAGGAGTGGTTTCCTTTGTTTGACAGAAATTCAGATTTAAGAGAGATCTATAAATCGCTGTCCATAAACTACACCCTTCAGCAGAATCCATCCCTTACAAGAAAACAAGTTAAACTGAACGCCAAGGAACAATTTGATAAAGCTGCCAGACGTTTCATGGAAGAAACATTAAAGTTAGGAATCTCACAAAGACCAAATTTCCTCTGGGGCTATTATTTGTATCCTGACTGCTACAACTATGATTTTTTGAACCCAGACTATACAGGGCAATGTCCAAAGAGTGCACATGCATTAAATGATGAACTTCAGTGGCTATGGCAGATAAGTACTGCATTCTTTCCATCTGCATACATGCCAGTTTCTTTAAGCAAAACCCAGAAAGCAGCTCTGTTTGTCCGACACAAGGTGCTAGAAGCAATGAGGGTGGCAGATTTGTCACAACGCCCCTACACTGCtccaatttatttgtatctgCAGCTTCTTTTGCGGGATCAGAATGACCTGTACAATCATGAA GTTGATCTGATTCGGAGTATTGGTGAGAGTGCAGCTCTGGGAACTGCTGGATGTGTGCTCTGGGGATCTAGCTATTATTTTAATGAGAAG GCATCATGTGAAGCCCTTTCTACATACATGTCTAACACACTAAATGAATACATCGTCAACGTTACAACTGCGGCGGAACTGTGCAGTGACCTGCTGTGTCAAGGGAATGGGCGCTGTGTCCGTAAAAGCTATGGCTCAGATGACTATCTTCACCTCAACATAAACAGCTTTAATATACAGAAGATTGATGGGATGTATAAAGTCTTTGGGAAAGTTTCTAACACTGACCTCACTGCCTGGGTTGACAAGTTTACCTGTCAGTGCTACGAGGACAAGAAATGCAAAAAATTCTAA